The Solea solea chromosome 19, fSolSol10.1, whole genome shotgun sequence genome has a window encoding:
- the pam gene encoding peptidyl-glycine alpha-amidating monooxygenase A isoform X2, translating into MMGVPVLCVMVLLVMCHSHSVETLDLSKRSLEDVLLDSSDCASRTKQPLVINPRNFTMDIRMPSVIPRRSDTYLCRSIPVPTNRDLYVVDFIPHASMNVVHHMILFGCQKPASTSSYWDCGSAEGTCDDGGSIMYAWARNAPPTKLPKDVGFKVGRDAGITHFVLQMHYGDVTAFQDHHRDCSGLSLRMTSKPQPFIAGIYLLMSMDAVILPGKRVTNADIACDYSSYPIYPFAFRTHTHQLGKVVSGYRIRDGRWSLIGRQSPQLPQAFYPANKSMEVKYGDTLAARCMFTGEGKTSKTYIGATSADEMCNFYIMYYMESKHAVPYMACSDTGSKELFQRIPPEANVPIPVSPGHSMMHMASSAGHRDGSSLVGINNAEQDQDQGDLYSLMSQLIGQSQNVVRVHKYEPSRAQRAQAELMAQIDSLMQKKNLGSPSATLAFQTRKDPVLVRDRVHRFHQLEATSKPLSSKMVAEGQDNHLEQVSSWPQGSLQLGQVSGLALDSDSNLVVFHRGDHQWGPGSFNSQGRYQQRSLGPIQQSTILVVDPAKGNILKASGRNMFHMPHGITTDKDNNYWVTDVALHQVLKVSGDGRDSTLVALGEAFTPGSDSRHFCQPTDVAVDTDTGNVFVSDGYCNARILKFSADGRYLTEWGAGSSDRRRRTPFRIPHSLVFLPDRREVCVADRENGRIQCFIAETGEFVKEIKKDEFGGEVFAINYSPAGDGVIFAVNGESPYRDAPLRGFVINYSTKDILDTFSPKTEEFQMPHDIVASSDGSVFVGDAASKTVFKFTSEKLHRSVKKAGIEVQEVEEVAAFIQTKLRPEPNASKSAPVLQQKQAVVQPQPQPQPQPQPQPQPQPQPQPQPQPQPQPQEETQKQEEEEVEEKKSAVKPDRGEGTFTAIITTLLLVPLVLVISVGLFVCWRRNNRCEVKSEPSSVGGILGKIRGKAVGSLNLGNFFATHKGYTRQGFDQLSTEGSDQERHDDDSSDSENEEYSALPQPPPPQPQPQSSS; encoded by the exons ATGAACGTCGTCCATCACATGATCTTGTTCGGCTGCCAGAAGCCCGCCTCCACCAGCAGCTACTG GGACTGTGGCAGCGCCGAGGGCACGTGTGACGACGGCGGCTCCATCATGTACGCCTGGGCTCGCAACGCCCCGCCCACTAAATTACCTAAAG ATGTTGGTTTCAAAGTTGGGAGAGACGCAGGAATCACACACTTCGTGCTGCAGATGCATTACGGAGATGTCACTGCTTTCCAGG ACCACCACAGAGATTGCTCAGGGCTCTCTTTGAGAATGACGTCCAAGCC GCAGCCGTTCATCGCTGGCATCTACCTGCTCATGTCTATGGACGCTGTCATCCTTCCGGGAAAAAGAG TCACGAATGCAGACATCGCATGCGACTACTCGTCGTATCCCATCTATCCGTTTGCcttcaggacacacacacatcaactgG GTAAAGTGGTCAGTGGTTACAGGATCAGAGATGGGAGGTGGAGCCTGATTGGAAGACAGTCCCCTCAGCTTCCACAG GCGTTTTATCCTGCAAACAAAAGCATGGAGGTGAAGTACGGCGACACCCTCGCTGCCAGGTGTATGTTTACTGGTGAAGGCAAAACTTCCAAAACCTACATTGG TGCTACCTCTGCTGATGAAATGTGTAACTTCTACATCATGTACTACATGGAGAGCAAACACGCCGTCCCGTACATGGCCTGCTCGGACACAGGCTCCAAAGAGCTGTTCCAGCGCATCCCACCCGAGGCCAACGTTCCCATCCCCGTCAGTCCAGGTCACTCCATGATGCACATGGCGTCGTCAGCAG GTCATAGAGACGGCAGTTCGCTGGTGGGCATAAACAACGCAGAGCAAGATCAAGATCAGG gtgACCTCTATTCTCTCATGTCCCAGCTGATAGGCCAGAGTCAGAACGTAGTTCGCGTACATAAGTACGAGCCCAGCCGGGCGCAGAGGGCCCAGGCCGAGCTCATGGCTCAGATTGATAGCTTaatgcaaaagaaaaacctgGGCTCTCCTAGTGCCACGCTGGCCTTCCAGACCAGGAAGGACCCCGTGTTGGTGAGGGACAGAGTCCACAGGTTCCATCAGCTCGAGGCCACGTCCAAACCGCTGTCAAGCAAGATGGTAGCTGAAGGACAAG acaACCACCTGGAGCAGGTGTCGTCATGGCCGCAGGGTTCTCTGCAGCTGGGTCAGGTGTCAGGACTCGCTCTGGACTCAGACTCTAACTTGGTCGTTTTCCACAGAGGGGATCACCAGTGGGGACCCGG CTCCTTCAACAGTCAGGGTCGGTACCAGCAGAGGTCCCTGGGTCCCATCCAGCAGTCCACCATTCTGGTGGTGGACCCGGCCAAAGGCAACATCCTGAAGGCGTCCGGCAGAAACAT GTTTCACATGCCTCACGGGATAaccacagacaaagacaataaCTACTGGGTCACGGACGTCGCTCTGCATCAG GTGTTGAAGGTGAGCGGTGACGGCAGAGACAGCACCTTGGTGGCGCTCGGCGAAGCGTTCACGCCGGGAAGTGACAGCAGACACTTCTGCCAGCCCACTGACGTCGCCGTGGACACGGACACCGGCAACGTCTTTGTGTCCGACGGCTACTGCAACGCCCGGATCCTCAAGTTCTCCGCCGACGGCAGATACCTGACGGAGTGGGGCGCAG GTTCGTCCGACAGGAGGAGGCGCACGCCGTTCCGCATCCCCCACAGCCTGGTGTTCCTCCCCGACAGACGCGAGGTCTGCGTGGCCGACCGGGAGAACGGACGCATCCAGTGCTTCATCGCCGAAACCGGGGAGTTCGTCAAGGAGATAAAGAAAGACGAGTTTGGAGGAGAGGTGTTCGCCATCAACTACAGCCCTGCCGGAG atggcGTGATCTTTGCAGTAAACGGAGAGTCTCCGTACCGCGACGCTCCGCTCAGAGGCTTCGTCATAAATTATTCAACCAAGGATATTTTGGACACCTTCAGCCCAAAGACAGAG GAGTTTCAAATGCCTCATGACATCGTGGCGAGCAGCGACGGCAGCGTGTTTGTCGGCGACGCGGCGAGTAAGACGGTCTTCAAGTTCACCAGCGAGA AACTTCATCGCTCTGTCAAGAAAGCTGGAATCGAGGTTCAGGAGGTCGAAG AAGTGGCGGCGTTCATCCAAACTAAGCTGAGGCCGGAACCCAACGCGTCGAAGTCCGCCCCTGTTCTCCAGCAGAAGCAAGCCGTGGtccagcctcagcctcagcctcagcctcagccacagcctcagcctcagcctcagcctcagccacagcctcagcctcagcctcagcctcagccacaggaggagacacagaaacaggaggaggaggaagtggaggagaagaagagtgcAGTGAAGCCAGACAGAGGGGAGGGAACGTTCACCGCCATCATCACCACACTGCTCCTCGTCCCTCTGGTGCTCGTCATCTCCGTCGGCCTCTTCGTCTGCTGGAGGAGAAACA ATCGATGTGAGGTTAAGAGTGAACCCAGCTCTGTGGGAGGGATCTTAGGAAAAATAAGAG GCAAAGCCGTGGGCAGCCTCAACCTGGGGAACTTCTTCGCGACCCACAAAGGTTACACGCGCCAGGGCTTCGACCAACTGAGCACCGAGGGCAGCGACCAGGAGCGCCATGACGACGACAGCAGCGACTCCGAGAACGAGGAGTACTCCGCTCTgccgcagccgccgccgccgcagccGCAGCCACAGTCGTCCTCTTAG
- the pam gene encoding peptidyl-glycine alpha-amidating monooxygenase A isoform X1, whose translation MMGVPVLCVMVLLVMCHSHSVETLDLSKRSLEDVLLDSSDCASRTKQPLVINPRNFTMDIRMPSVIPRRSDTYLCRSIPVPTNRDLYVVDFIPHASMNVVHHMILFGCQKPASTSSYWDCGSAEGTCDDGGSIMYAWARNAPPTKLPKDVGFKVGRDAGITHFVLQMHYGDVTAFQDHHRDCSGLSLRMTSKPQPFIAGIYLLMSMDAVILPGKRVTNADIACDYSSYPIYPFAFRTHTHQLGKVVSGYRIRDGRWSLIGRQSPQLPQAFYPANKSMEVKYGDTLAARCMFTGEGKTSKTYIGATSADEMCNFYIMYYMESKHAVPYMACSDTGSKELFQRIPPEANVPIPVSPGHSMMHMASSAGHRDGSSLVGINNAEQDQDQGDLYSLMSQLIGQSQNVVRVHKYEPSRAQRAQAELMAQIDSLMQKKNLGSPSATLAFQTRKDPVLVRDRVHRFHQLEATSKPLSSKMVAEGQDNHLEQVSSWPQGSLQLGQVSGLALDSDSNLVVFHRGDHQWGPGSFNSQGRYQQRSLGPIQQSTILVVDPAKGNILKASGRNMFHMPHGITTDKDNNYWVTDVALHQVLKVSGDGRDSTLVALGEAFTPGSDSRHFCQPTDVAVDTDTGNVFVSDGYCNARILKFSADGRYLTEWGAGSSDRRRRTPFRIPHSLVFLPDRREVCVADRENGRIQCFIAETGEFVKEIKKDEFGGEVFAINYSPAGDGVIFAVNGESPYRDAPLRGFVINYSTKDILDTFSPKTEEFQMPHDIVASSDGSVFVGDAASKTVFKFTSEKKISDCYSTAHRSASIKLHRSVKKAGIEVQEVEEVAAFIQTKLRPEPNASKSAPVLQQKQAVVQPQPQPQPQPQPQPQPQPQPQPQPQPQPQPQEETQKQEEEEVEEKKSAVKPDRGEGTFTAIITTLLLVPLVLVISVGLFVCWRRNNRCEVKSEPSSVGGILGKIRGKAVGSLNLGNFFATHKGYTRQGFDQLSTEGSDQERHDDDSSDSENEEYSALPQPPPPQPQPQSSS comes from the exons ATGAACGTCGTCCATCACATGATCTTGTTCGGCTGCCAGAAGCCCGCCTCCACCAGCAGCTACTG GGACTGTGGCAGCGCCGAGGGCACGTGTGACGACGGCGGCTCCATCATGTACGCCTGGGCTCGCAACGCCCCGCCCACTAAATTACCTAAAG ATGTTGGTTTCAAAGTTGGGAGAGACGCAGGAATCACACACTTCGTGCTGCAGATGCATTACGGAGATGTCACTGCTTTCCAGG ACCACCACAGAGATTGCTCAGGGCTCTCTTTGAGAATGACGTCCAAGCC GCAGCCGTTCATCGCTGGCATCTACCTGCTCATGTCTATGGACGCTGTCATCCTTCCGGGAAAAAGAG TCACGAATGCAGACATCGCATGCGACTACTCGTCGTATCCCATCTATCCGTTTGCcttcaggacacacacacatcaactgG GTAAAGTGGTCAGTGGTTACAGGATCAGAGATGGGAGGTGGAGCCTGATTGGAAGACAGTCCCCTCAGCTTCCACAG GCGTTTTATCCTGCAAACAAAAGCATGGAGGTGAAGTACGGCGACACCCTCGCTGCCAGGTGTATGTTTACTGGTGAAGGCAAAACTTCCAAAACCTACATTGG TGCTACCTCTGCTGATGAAATGTGTAACTTCTACATCATGTACTACATGGAGAGCAAACACGCCGTCCCGTACATGGCCTGCTCGGACACAGGCTCCAAAGAGCTGTTCCAGCGCATCCCACCCGAGGCCAACGTTCCCATCCCCGTCAGTCCAGGTCACTCCATGATGCACATGGCGTCGTCAGCAG GTCATAGAGACGGCAGTTCGCTGGTGGGCATAAACAACGCAGAGCAAGATCAAGATCAGG gtgACCTCTATTCTCTCATGTCCCAGCTGATAGGCCAGAGTCAGAACGTAGTTCGCGTACATAAGTACGAGCCCAGCCGGGCGCAGAGGGCCCAGGCCGAGCTCATGGCTCAGATTGATAGCTTaatgcaaaagaaaaacctgGGCTCTCCTAGTGCCACGCTGGCCTTCCAGACCAGGAAGGACCCCGTGTTGGTGAGGGACAGAGTCCACAGGTTCCATCAGCTCGAGGCCACGTCCAAACCGCTGTCAAGCAAGATGGTAGCTGAAGGACAAG acaACCACCTGGAGCAGGTGTCGTCATGGCCGCAGGGTTCTCTGCAGCTGGGTCAGGTGTCAGGACTCGCTCTGGACTCAGACTCTAACTTGGTCGTTTTCCACAGAGGGGATCACCAGTGGGGACCCGG CTCCTTCAACAGTCAGGGTCGGTACCAGCAGAGGTCCCTGGGTCCCATCCAGCAGTCCACCATTCTGGTGGTGGACCCGGCCAAAGGCAACATCCTGAAGGCGTCCGGCAGAAACAT GTTTCACATGCCTCACGGGATAaccacagacaaagacaataaCTACTGGGTCACGGACGTCGCTCTGCATCAG GTGTTGAAGGTGAGCGGTGACGGCAGAGACAGCACCTTGGTGGCGCTCGGCGAAGCGTTCACGCCGGGAAGTGACAGCAGACACTTCTGCCAGCCCACTGACGTCGCCGTGGACACGGACACCGGCAACGTCTTTGTGTCCGACGGCTACTGCAACGCCCGGATCCTCAAGTTCTCCGCCGACGGCAGATACCTGACGGAGTGGGGCGCAG GTTCGTCCGACAGGAGGAGGCGCACGCCGTTCCGCATCCCCCACAGCCTGGTGTTCCTCCCCGACAGACGCGAGGTCTGCGTGGCCGACCGGGAGAACGGACGCATCCAGTGCTTCATCGCCGAAACCGGGGAGTTCGTCAAGGAGATAAAGAAAGACGAGTTTGGAGGAGAGGTGTTCGCCATCAACTACAGCCCTGCCGGAG atggcGTGATCTTTGCAGTAAACGGAGAGTCTCCGTACCGCGACGCTCCGCTCAGAGGCTTCGTCATAAATTATTCAACCAAGGATATTTTGGACACCTTCAGCCCAAAGACAGAG GAGTTTCAAATGCCTCATGACATCGTGGCGAGCAGCGACGGCAGCGTGTTTGTCGGCGACGCGGCGAGTAAGACGGTCTTCAAGTTCACCAGCGAGA agaaaatcagcgattgtTACAGCACAGCGCACAGGagtgcctccatca AACTTCATCGCTCTGTCAAGAAAGCTGGAATCGAGGTTCAGGAGGTCGAAG AAGTGGCGGCGTTCATCCAAACTAAGCTGAGGCCGGAACCCAACGCGTCGAAGTCCGCCCCTGTTCTCCAGCAGAAGCAAGCCGTGGtccagcctcagcctcagcctcagcctcagccacagcctcagcctcagcctcagcctcagccacagcctcagcctcagcctcagcctcagccacaggaggagacacagaaacaggaggaggaggaagtggaggagaagaagagtgcAGTGAAGCCAGACAGAGGGGAGGGAACGTTCACCGCCATCATCACCACACTGCTCCTCGTCCCTCTGGTGCTCGTCATCTCCGTCGGCCTCTTCGTCTGCTGGAGGAGAAACA ATCGATGTGAGGTTAAGAGTGAACCCAGCTCTGTGGGAGGGATCTTAGGAAAAATAAGAG GCAAAGCCGTGGGCAGCCTCAACCTGGGGAACTTCTTCGCGACCCACAAAGGTTACACGCGCCAGGGCTTCGACCAACTGAGCACCGAGGGCAGCGACCAGGAGCGCCATGACGACGACAGCAGCGACTCCGAGAACGAGGAGTACTCCGCTCTgccgcagccgccgccgccgcagccGCAGCCACAGTCGTCCTCTTAG